A region of Streptomyces sp. TG1A-60 DNA encodes the following proteins:
- the ctaD gene encoding cytochrome c oxidase subunit I, protein MSILNEPQGADAAGSYYEDELPVKRQRRGEVVVKWLTTTDHKTIGTLYLVTSFAFFCIGGVMALFMRAELARPGTQLMSNEQFNQAFTMHGTIMLLMFATPLFAGFANWIMPLQIGAPDVAFPRLNMFAYWLYLFGSLIAVGGFLTPQGAADFGWFAYSPLSDAVRSPGVGADMWIMGLAFSGFGTILGSVNFITTIICMRAPGMTMFRMPIFTWNVLLTGVLVLLAFPVLAAALFALEADRKFGAHIFDAANGGALLWQHLFWFFGHPEVYIIALPFFGIISEVIPVFSRKPMFGYMGLIGATIAIAGLSVTVWAHHMYVTGGVLLPFFSFMTFLIAVPTGVKFFNWIGTMWKGSLSFETPMLWATGFLITFTFGGLTGVILASPPMDFHVSDSYFVVAHFHYVVFGTVVFAMFSGFHFWWPKMTGKMLDERLGKITFWTLFIGFHGTFLVQHWLGAEGMPRRYADYLAADGFTALNTVSTIASFVLGLSILPFMYNVWKTAKYGKPVGVDDPWGYGRSLEWATSCPPPRHNFLTLPRIRSESPAFDLHHPEITALEQLAQGGPAAEKLAVSGKEAGK, encoded by the coding sequence GTGAGCATCCTCAACGAACCTCAGGGTGCCGATGCAGCGGGGTCCTACTACGAGGACGAGCTGCCGGTCAAGCGCCAGCGGCGTGGTGAGGTCGTCGTCAAGTGGCTGACGACCACTGACCACAAGACGATCGGCACGCTGTACCTGGTCACGTCGTTCGCGTTCTTCTGCATCGGCGGCGTGATGGCGCTCTTCATGCGCGCCGAGCTCGCCCGCCCGGGTACGCAGCTGATGTCGAACGAGCAGTTCAACCAGGCGTTCACGATGCACGGCACGATCATGCTGCTGATGTTCGCGACGCCGCTGTTCGCCGGTTTCGCCAACTGGATCATGCCGCTGCAGATCGGCGCGCCCGACGTGGCGTTCCCGCGGCTGAACATGTTCGCCTACTGGCTGTACCTCTTCGGCTCGCTGATCGCGGTGGGCGGCTTCCTCACCCCGCAGGGCGCGGCCGACTTCGGCTGGTTCGCCTACAGCCCGCTGTCCGACGCGGTCCGCAGCCCGGGTGTCGGCGCCGACATGTGGATCATGGGTCTGGCCTTCTCCGGCTTCGGCACCATCCTCGGCTCGGTCAACTTCATCACCACGATCATCTGCATGCGCGCGCCCGGCATGACCATGTTCCGCATGCCGATCTTCACCTGGAACGTGCTGCTGACCGGTGTCCTGGTCCTGCTCGCCTTCCCGGTCCTCGCCGCCGCGCTGTTCGCCCTGGAGGCGGACCGCAAGTTCGGTGCCCACATCTTCGACGCGGCCAACGGCGGCGCCTTGCTCTGGCAACACCTCTTCTGGTTCTTCGGACACCCAGAGGTGTACATCATCGCCCTGCCGTTCTTCGGCATCATCTCCGAGGTCATCCCGGTCTTCTCCCGTAAGCCGATGTTCGGCTACATGGGTCTGATCGGCGCGACGATCGCGATCGCCGGCCTGTCCGTGACGGTGTGGGCGCACCACATGTACGTCACCGGTGGCGTGCTCCTGCCGTTCTTCTCCTTCATGACGTTCCTCATCGCCGTACCGACCGGTGTGAAGTTCTTCAACTGGATCGGAACGATGTGGAAGGGCTCGCTGTCCTTCGAGACGCCGATGCTCTGGGCGACCGGCTTCCTGATCACCTTCACCTTCGGTGGTCTGACCGGTGTCATCCTGGCCTCGCCGCCGATGGACTTCCACGTCTCGGACTCGTACTTCGTGGTGGCGCACTTCCACTACGTGGTGTTCGGCACCGTGGTGTTCGCGATGTTCTCCGGCTTCCACTTCTGGTGGCCGAAGATGACGGGCAAGATGCTCGACGAGCGACTCGGCAAGATCACCTTCTGGACGCTGTTCATCGGCTTCCACGGCACGTTCCTCGTCCAGCACTGGCTGGGCGCCGAGGGCATGCCGCGCCGGTACGCGGACTACCTCGCGGCCGACGGCTTCACCGCGCTGAACACGGTCTCCACGATCGCCTCGTTCGTGCTCGGTCTGTCGATCCTGCCGTTCATGTACAACGTCTGGAAGACGGCCAAGTACGGCAAGCCCGTCGGCGTCGACGACCCGTGGGGCTACGGCCGCTCGCTGGAGTGGGCGACCTCCTGCCCGCCGCCTCGGCACAACTTCCTCACCCTGCCGCGGATCCGCAGTGAGTCCCCGGCGTTCGACCTGCACCACCCGGAGATCACGGCGCTCGAACAGCTCGCCCAAGGCGGCCCCGCCGCCGAGAAGCTCGCGGTCAGCGGCAAGGAGGCCGGCAAGTGA
- a CDS encoding cytochrome c oxidase subunit 4, translating into MKIQGQMFIWLSLFVLAMAIVYGAWSKEPAGTTALFLAFGLCIMVGYYLAFTARRVDVGAQDDKEADVADDAGELGFFSPHSWQPLALGVGGALAFMGVVFGWWLLYFSTPIILLGLWGWVFEYYRGENQNQ; encoded by the coding sequence GTGAAGATCCAGGGCCAGATGTTCATCTGGCTGAGCCTCTTCGTCCTCGCCATGGCGATCGTCTATGGCGCGTGGTCGAAGGAGCCGGCCGGTACCACGGCGCTCTTCCTGGCCTTCGGCCTGTGCATCATGGTCGGCTACTACCTGGCCTTCACGGCCCGGCGGGTCGACGTGGGCGCGCAGGACGACAAGGAGGCCGACGTCGCGGACGACGCCGGTGAGCTGGGCTTCTTCAGCCCGCACAGCTGGCAGCCCCTCGCCCTCGGCGTGGGCGGCGCGCTCGCCTTCATGGGCGTCGTCTTCGGCTGGTGGCTGCTGTACTTCTCGACCCCGATCATCCTGCTCGGTCTGTGGGGCTGGGTCTTCGAGTACTACCGCGGCGAAAACCAGAACCAGTAG
- a CDS encoding Ig-like domain-containing protein encodes MSTTESSRGVIAGVESPSVLDPPGGLRALSLSTPARPCRHRTIVSSTLLVVSLGAGVTACGSGGHPLSAKPYDAADQISFSAPTGDGEKADPDKPLEVTAADGRITDVTAVDATGRYVAGELSADGARWHSTSPLAANARYTVRVSTENKDGAPGRETLAFDTGRPLTKKRLNVTFGPEAGEYGVGQPVTATLSVPVEDKAARAVVERALKVDSTPAVEGAWHWVDDKELHYRPKEYWPANATLQVHSNLEGIKIGDRLRGGKAKPVELTTGDKIVAVTDAAAHQMTVYRNDKVIRQIPVTTGMPGYETRNGVKVVLAKEGTVRMTSASIGAADFYDLIVHNSVRVTHSGEYLHAAPWSTGSQGYANVSHGCTGMSTGNAQWFYDTINEGDIVQVVNSAGDTMAPFGNGFGDWNLDWKKWREGSALVGGTKEAPRPEVQARLRPESV; translated from the coding sequence ATGAGCACTACAGAATCTTCCAGGGGCGTCATAGCCGGTGTCGAGAGCCCGAGCGTGCTCGACCCTCCGGGCGGCCTCCGCGCGCTCAGCCTCTCGACGCCGGCGCGCCCGTGCCGCCACCGCACGATCGTCAGCAGCACCCTGCTGGTGGTCTCCCTGGGGGCGGGCGTCACCGCCTGCGGTTCCGGCGGCCACCCGCTCTCGGCCAAGCCGTACGACGCGGCCGACCAGATCTCCTTCAGCGCCCCGACCGGCGACGGCGAGAAGGCCGACCCGGACAAGCCGCTGGAGGTCACCGCCGCCGACGGACGTATCACCGACGTCACGGCCGTGGACGCCACAGGACGGTATGTGGCGGGCGAACTCTCCGCCGACGGCGCCCGCTGGCACTCCACCTCACCGCTCGCCGCCAACGCCCGCTACACGGTCCGGGTGAGCACCGAGAACAAGGACGGCGCCCCCGGCCGGGAGACCCTCGCCTTCGACACCGGCCGCCCCCTCACCAAGAAGCGCCTGAACGTCACCTTCGGCCCCGAGGCGGGCGAGTACGGCGTCGGCCAGCCCGTCACCGCCACCCTGAGCGTCCCCGTCGAGGACAAGGCCGCCCGGGCCGTCGTCGAGCGGGCCCTGAAGGTCGACTCCACGCCCGCCGTGGAGGGTGCCTGGCACTGGGTGGACGACAAGGAACTCCACTACCGGCCCAAGGAGTACTGGCCCGCGAACGCCACCCTTCAGGTGCACAGCAACCTGGAGGGCATCAAGATCGGCGACCGGCTCCGGGGCGGCAAGGCCAAGCCGGTGGAACTCACCACCGGCGACAAGATCGTCGCCGTCACCGACGCCGCCGCCCACCAGATGACCGTCTACAGGAACGACAAGGTCATCAGGCAGATCCCGGTCACCACGGGCATGCCCGGCTACGAAACCCGCAACGGCGTCAAGGTCGTTCTGGCCAAGGAAGGCACCGTTCGCATGACCAGCGCCAGCATAGGTGCCGCGGACTTCTACGACCTGATCGTCCACAACTCCGTCAGGGTCACCCACAGCGGTGAGTACCTCCACGCCGCCCCCTGGTCCACCGGCTCCCAGGGATACGCCAACGTCAGCCACGGCTGCACCGGCATGAGCACCGGCAACGCCCAGTGGTTCTACGACACCATCAACGAGGGAGACATCGTGCAGGTCGTCAACTCGGCCGGCGACACCATGGCCCCCTTCGGCAACGGCTTCGGTGACTGGAACCTCGACTGGAAGAAATGGCGCGAGGGCAGCGCGCTGGTGGGCGGCACGAAGGAAGCACCCCGCCCGGAGGTCCAGGCACGACTGCGGCCGGAATCGGTCTGA
- a CDS encoding heme-copper oxidase subunit III, translating into MSVVATATTVDTGHAHPSVNRPNLTSVGTIIWLSSELMFFAALFAMYFTLRSVTGPEFWSEKADTLNFPFAATNTTILVLSSLTCQLGVFAAERGDVKKLRMWFIVTFVMGAIFIGGQVFEYTELVKHEGLSLSSDPYGSVFYLTTGFHGLHVTGGLIAFLLVLGRTYAAKRFTHEQATAAIVVSYYWHFVDVVWIGLFATIYMIK; encoded by the coding sequence ATGTCGGTCGTGGCGACAGCAACGACAGTAGATACCGGGCACGCGCACCCGTCGGTCAACCGGCCGAACCTCACCAGCGTCGGAACCATCATCTGGCTGAGTTCCGAGCTGATGTTCTTCGCGGCCCTCTTCGCGATGTACTTCACCCTGCGATCGGTGACCGGTCCGGAGTTCTGGTCGGAGAAGGCCGACACCCTGAACTTCCCGTTCGCGGCGACCAACACCACGATCCTGGTGCTCTCCTCCCTCACCTGTCAGCTCGGCGTGTTCGCCGCCGAGCGCGGGGACGTGAAGAAGCTCCGGATGTGGTTCATCGTCACGTTCGTGATGGGTGCGATCTTCATCGGCGGTCAGGTCTTCGAGTACACCGAGCTGGTCAAGCACGAGGGCCTGTCGCTCTCGTCCGACCCGTACGGCTCGGTCTTCTACCTGACCACCGGCTTCCACGGCCTGCACGTGACGGGCGGTCTCATCGCCTTCCTGCTGGTCCTCGGGCGCACCTACGCGGCCAAGAGGTTCACCCATGAGCAGGCGACCGCGGCCATCGTCGTGTCCTATTACTGGCACTTCGTCGATGTCGTCTGGATCGGCCTCTTCGCCACGATCTACATGATCAAGTAA
- a CDS encoding c-type cytochrome, giving the protein MKKLSARRRHPLAAVVVLLIALAACAGLYTAFAPAERAVADETAQTLTIEEGKKLYAVGCASCHGTGGQGTTDGPSLVGVGAAAVDFQVGTGRMPAQQPGAQVPRKKVIYSQAEIDQLAAYIASLGAGPEIPTENAYNPEGADIAEGGELFRTNCAQCHNFTGKGGALSEGKYAPGLEGVSHKHIYEAMQTGPQNMPSFPDTTLSEENKKDIIAYLEAVNSDDTVEPGGLGLGGLGPVSEGLFAWVFGLGSLIAVAVWVAARTAKAKKS; this is encoded by the coding sequence GTGAAAAAGCTCTCCGCACGACGACGCCATCCGCTGGCGGCGGTCGTCGTCCTACTCATCGCGCTGGCGGCCTGCGCGGGGCTGTACACCGCCTTCGCGCCCGCGGAGCGGGCCGTGGCCGATGAGACCGCTCAGACCCTCACCATCGAGGAGGGCAAGAAGCTCTACGCCGTCGGCTGCGCAAGCTGCCACGGCACCGGCGGTCAGGGCACCACCGACGGGCCGAGCCTCGTGGGTGTGGGCGCGGCAGCCGTCGACTTCCAGGTCGGCACCGGCCGTATGCCCGCCCAGCAGCCGGGCGCGCAGGTCCCGCGCAAGAAGGTCATCTACTCGCAGGCCGAGATCGACCAGCTCGCGGCGTACATCGCCTCGCTGGGCGCCGGCCCGGAGATCCCGACCGAGAACGCGTACAACCCCGAGGGCGCGGACATCGCCGAGGGCGGCGAACTGTTCAGGACCAACTGCGCTCAGTGCCACAACTTCACCGGCAAGGGCGGTGCGCTGTCCGAGGGCAAGTACGCGCCGGGCCTTGAGGGTGTCTCCCACAAGCACATCTACGAGGCCATGCAGACGGGCCCGCAGAACATGCCGTCCTTCCCCGACACCACGCTGTCGGAGGAGAACAAGAAGGACATCATCGCGTACCTCGAAGCGGTCAACAGCGACGACACCGTGGAGCCCGGCGGCCTCGGCCTCGGCGGACTCGGTCCGGTCAGCGAGGGCCTGTTCGCCTGGGTCTTCGGCCTCGGCTCGCTCATCGCCGTCGCCGTGTGGGTCGCCGCTCGGACCGCAAAGGCCAAGAAGTCATGA
- a CDS encoding Rieske 2Fe-2S domain-containing protein, with product MSSQEISEENLPAGQSTDAAHGAVKVADEEHPFADPGLPPHEHRIQDIDEQAAKRSERTVALLFTVSMLSTIAFIASYVAIPVDKAVYIWPIGHLSALNFALGTTLGLALFCIGAGAVHWARTLMSDVELADERHPVEATPEVKAKVLADFQQGAKESALGRRKLIRNTMFGALALFPLSGVVLLRDLGPLPGTKLRHTSWARGKKLVNMNTNEPLRPADVLVGSLTFAMPEGLDEHDHDFLKDIAKDALMIIRLEPKDIKDRRELEWSYEGIVAYSKICTHVGCPISLYEQQTHHALCPCHQSTFDLADGGRVIFGPAGHALPQLRITVGEDGYLEAVSDFEEPVGPAFWERG from the coding sequence ATGAGTAGCCAAGAGATTTCAGAAGAGAACCTGCCCGCTGGGCAGTCCACCGACGCAGCACATGGCGCGGTGAAGGTCGCGGACGAGGAGCACCCCTTCGCGGACCCCGGCCTCCCGCCCCACGAGCACCGGATCCAGGACATCGACGAGCAGGCCGCCAAGCGGTCCGAGCGCACGGTCGCCCTGCTGTTCACGGTGTCGATGCTGTCCACGATCGCGTTCATCGCCTCGTACGTGGCGATCCCCGTCGACAAGGCCGTCTACATCTGGCCGATCGGGCACCTCAGCGCGCTGAACTTCGCACTGGGGACCACCCTCGGTCTGGCCCTGTTCTGCATCGGCGCGGGCGCGGTCCACTGGGCCCGCACGCTGATGTCGGACGTGGAGCTCGCCGACGAGCGGCACCCGGTCGAGGCGACCCCCGAGGTCAAGGCCAAGGTGCTGGCCGACTTCCAGCAGGGCGCCAAGGAGTCCGCGCTCGGCCGTCGCAAGCTGATCCGCAACACGATGTTCGGCGCGCTGGCCCTGTTCCCGCTCTCCGGTGTCGTCCTGCTCCGTGACCTCGGTCCGCTGCCCGGCACCAAGCTGCGCCACACCTCCTGGGCCAGGGGCAAGAAGCTCGTCAACATGAACACCAACGAGCCGCTGCGTCCCGCGGACGTCCTGGTCGGGTCGCTGACCTTCGCCATGCCGGAGGGCCTGGACGAGCACGACCACGACTTCCTGAAGGACATCGCCAAGGACGCCCTGATGATCATCCGGCTGGAGCCGAAGGACATCAAGGACAGGCGCGAGCTGGAGTGGTCGTACGAGGGCATCGTCGCGTACTCGAAGATCTGCACCCATGTCGGTTGCCCGATCTCCCTGTACGAGCAGCAGACGCATCACGCGCTCTGCCCCTGCCATCAGTCCACCTTCGACCTCGCCGACGGCGGCCGGGTCATCTTCGGCCCCGCGGGTCACGCTCTGCCGCAGCTGAGGATCACCGTCGGAGAAGACGGCTACCTCGAAGCGGTGAGCGACTTCGAAGAGCCCGTCGGTCCTGCCTTCTGGGAGCGCGGATGA
- a CDS encoding ubiquinol-cytochrome c reductase cytochrome b subunit, whose protein sequence is MSTTRNTATATASRSRGKAPAGERVADWADGRLGIYSLAKANMRKIFPDHWSFMLGEVALYSFLIIILTGVYLTLFFHPSMNEVEYDGSYVPLQGQLMSEAFNSTMHISFEVRGGLLIRQIHHWAALIFLAAMFVHMMRVFFTGAFRKPREVNWLFGFLLFVLGMFTGFTGYSLPDDLLSGTGVRFMQGAVLSVPIVGTYLSFFLFGGEFPGGDFVARFYSVHILLLPGIMLGLVVAHLILVFYHKHTQFAGPGKTNNNVVGMPLMPVYMAKAGGFFFLVFGVIAIISAIATINPIWNIGPYRPDQVSTGAQPDWYMGFSEGLIRVMPGWEINFWGHTLVLGVFIPLMIFPLVLVAIAVYPFIESWVTGDKREHHILDRPRNAPTRTAFGVAWITWYMVLLIGGGNDLWATHFHLSINAITWFVRIAFFVGPVLAFVVTKRICLGLQRRDKEKVLHGRETGIIKRLPHGEFIEVHEPLSQEQLHMLTAHEQYEPAEIGPAVDENGVARKTTRREKLRAKLSKGYYGEDNQIAKPTVEEYKEITSGHGHH, encoded by the coding sequence ATGAGTACTACGAGGAACACCGCCACCGCCACCGCCTCGCGTTCGCGCGGGAAGGCGCCGGCCGGCGAGCGGGTCGCCGACTGGGCCGACGGCCGGCTCGGGATCTACTCCCTGGCCAAGGCCAACATGCGCAAGATCTTCCCCGACCACTGGTCGTTCATGCTGGGTGAGGTCGCGCTCTACAGCTTCCTCATCATCATCCTCACGGGTGTGTACCTGACGCTGTTCTTCCACCCGTCGATGAACGAGGTGGAGTACGACGGCTCGTACGTTCCGCTGCAGGGTCAGCTGATGTCCGAAGCGTTCAACTCGACCATGCACATCTCGTTCGAGGTGCGCGGTGGTCTGCTGATCCGGCAGATCCACCACTGGGCGGCGCTGATCTTCCTCGCGGCCATGTTCGTGCACATGATGCGCGTGTTCTTCACGGGTGCGTTCCGCAAGCCCCGTGAGGTCAACTGGCTGTTCGGCTTCCTGCTGTTCGTCCTCGGCATGTTCACCGGCTTCACCGGTTACTCGCTCCCGGACGACCTGCTCTCCGGCACCGGTGTCCGCTTCATGCAGGGCGCGGTCCTGTCCGTGCCGATCGTCGGCACGTACCTGTCGTTCTTCCTCTTCGGCGGCGAGTTCCCGGGCGGCGACTTCGTGGCCCGGTTCTACTCGGTCCACATCCTGCTGCTGCCGGGCATCATGCTCGGCCTCGTGGTGGCGCACCTGATCCTGGTCTTCTACCACAAGCACACGCAGTTCGCGGGCCCCGGAAAGACGAACAACAACGTCGTCGGCATGCCGCTGATGCCGGTCTACATGGCCAAGGCCGGGGGCTTCTTCTTCCTGGTCTTCGGTGTCATCGCGATCATCTCGGCCATCGCCACGATCAACCCGATCTGGAACATCGGCCCGTACCGCCCGGACCAGGTGTCCACCGGCGCCCAGCCGGACTGGTACATGGGCTTCTCCGAGGGCCTGATCCGTGTCATGCCGGGCTGGGAGATCAACTTCTGGGGCCACACGCTCGTCCTGGGCGTGTTCATCCCGCTGATGATCTTCCCGCTGGTCCTGGTCGCGATCGCGGTCTACCCGTTCATCGAGTCCTGGGTCACCGGCGACAAGCGCGAGCACCACATCCTGGACCGTCCGCGCAACGCCCCGACCCGTACGGCCTTCGGTGTCGCGTGGATCACCTGGTACATGGTCCTGCTGATCGGTGGTGGAAACGACCTCTGGGCGACCCACTTCCACCTGTCGATCAACGCCATCACCTGGTTCGTCCGGATCGCGTTCTTCGTGGGCCCGGTCCTCGCGTTCGTCGTCACCAAGCGCATCTGCCTCGGCCTGCAGCGCCGGGACAAGGAGAAGGTCCTGCACGGTCGCGAGACCGGCATCATCAAGCGCCTGCCGCACGGTGAGTTCATCGAGGTCCACGAGCCGCTCAGCCAGGAGCAGCTGCACATGCTCACGGCCCACGAGCAGTACGAGCCGGCCGAGATCGGTCCCGCGGTCGACGAGAACGGTGTCGCCCGGAAGACCACGCGCCGCGAGAAGCTCCGCGCCAAGCTGAGCAAGGGCTACTACGGCGAGGACAACCAGATCGCCAAGCCGACCGTCGAGGAGTACAAGGAGATCACGAGCGGCCACGGCCACCACTGA
- the trpD gene encoding anthranilate phosphoribosyltransferase, with product MSAVPPAGGDTAAGRSWPAVLNALLSGHDQDAGATFWAMDQIMRGEATDAQIAGFVVALRAKGETVEEITGLVRALYEHAHVIDVSGKTVDIVGTGGDGAKTVNISTMSSIVVAGTGAKVVKHGNRAASSASGASDVLERLGVNLELTPKRVAEVAEEAGITFCFAVKFHPALRHVAAARGQLGIRTVFNALGPLANPAKVRAQAVGVADPRMAPIMAGVFAERGNSSLVFRGDDGLDELTTTATSRVWVVRNGKVTEEAFDPRDVGLEMVPVEALRGADASFNADVARRLLGGETGPVRDAVLLNSAAALVALGPTSGSLAEQLRAGMERAAESIDSGAARRVLERWVAATNT from the coding sequence ATGAGCGCTGTGCCCCCCGCTGGAGGCGACACCGCGGCGGGCCGTTCCTGGCCCGCGGTGTTGAACGCGCTGCTGTCCGGGCACGACCAGGACGCCGGTGCCACGTTCTGGGCGATGGACCAGATCATGCGGGGCGAGGCGACGGACGCGCAGATCGCCGGGTTCGTGGTGGCGCTGCGAGCCAAGGGCGAGACCGTCGAGGAGATCACCGGACTGGTGCGGGCGTTGTACGAGCACGCCCATGTGATCGACGTGTCGGGGAAGACCGTCGACATCGTCGGTACGGGCGGGGACGGCGCCAAGACGGTCAACATCTCCACGATGTCGTCGATCGTCGTCGCCGGTACGGGCGCGAAGGTCGTCAAGCACGGCAACCGGGCCGCGTCGTCGGCGTCCGGCGCGTCCGATGTGCTGGAGAGGCTGGGCGTCAATCTGGAGCTGACGCCGAAGCGGGTGGCCGAGGTCGCCGAGGAGGCCGGGATCACCTTCTGCTTCGCGGTGAAGTTCCACCCGGCGCTGCGTCATGTGGCCGCCGCGCGCGGGCAGTTGGGCATCCGGACCGTCTTCAACGCGCTGGGGCCGCTGGCCAACCCGGCGAAGGTCAGGGCCCAGGCGGTGGGGGTCGCCGACCCGCGTATGGCGCCCATCATGGCCGGTGTCTTCGCCGAGCGCGGCAACTCGTCGCTGGTCTTCCGGGGCGACGACGGCCTCGACGAACTGACGACCACGGCCACGTCACGGGTGTGGGTCGTGCGGAACGGCAAGGTGACCGAGGAGGCCTTCGACCCGCGCGACGTGGGGCTGGAGATGGTGCCGGTGGAGGCGCTGCGGGGAGCCGACGCCTCTTTCAACGCGGATGTCGCGCGACGGCTGCTGGGCGGGGAGACCGGCCCGGTCCGGGATGCGGTGCTGCTGAACTCGGCGGCGGCGCTGGTGGCCCTCGGGCCGACGTCCGGCTCCCTGGCGGAGCAGTTGCGCGCGGGGATGGAGCGGGCGGCCGAGTCGATCGACTCGGGGGCGGCGCGGAGGGTTCTCGAGCGGTGGGTCGCGGCGACCAACACGTAG
- a CDS encoding Lrp/AsnC ligand binding domain-containing protein, producing MITAIVLVKTSVDRIPEIAESIASLESVSEVFSVTGTYDLVAMVRVKAHDDLAEVIPGAISKIPGVLATDTHVAFRTYSQHDLEAAFAIGLDG from the coding sequence GTGATCACCGCGATCGTGCTCGTCAAGACCAGCGTGGACCGGATCCCGGAGATCGCGGAGTCGATCGCCTCGCTCGAATCCGTGAGCGAGGTGTTCTCGGTGACCGGTACGTACGACCTGGTCGCCATGGTGCGGGTGAAGGCGCACGACGATCTGGCGGAGGTGATTCCCGGGGCGATCAGCAAGATCCCGGGAGTGTTGGCGACGGACACGCATGTGGCGTTCCGGACGTATTCGCAGCACGACCTGGAGGCCGCGTTCGCCATCGGGCTGGACGGGTAG
- a CDS encoding rhomboid family intramembrane serine protease: MIGKWNTSAGGAVRNESAPVTYGLIAVCCAIFLIGPAAGLNPVYGTGDELLAAQRAYFRRWGVVPVELFNGTPRAALTPVTALFVHGSWLHLLGNMLFLFVFGAMAEERMGHVEFALFYVGCGYLALVAYAAAHAGSPQSLVGASGSISAVLGAFLFLFPRARVTSLFPFLLFLPLRFPAWVTLPFWVSLQWLAAGRQTSGPQVAYLAHLVGFGLGFVYAWGRYGRRARVKVPAPAPEGEKQP, translated from the coding sequence ATGATCGGCAAGTGGAACACCTCGGCCGGCGGGGCCGTACGCAACGAGTCGGCGCCGGTGACGTACGGGCTGATCGCCGTCTGCTGTGCGATCTTCCTGATCGGACCGGCTGCGGGCCTCAACCCCGTGTACGGCACCGGGGACGAACTGCTCGCCGCGCAGCGGGCGTACTTCCGCCGCTGGGGCGTCGTGCCCGTGGAACTCTTCAACGGCACCCCGCGCGCGGCGCTCACCCCCGTCACCGCGCTCTTCGTGCACGGCAGCTGGCTGCACCTCCTCGGCAACATGCTCTTCCTCTTCGTCTTCGGGGCGATGGCCGAGGAACGCATGGGCCATGTGGAGTTCGCCCTCTTCTACGTGGGCTGCGGCTACCTCGCGCTGGTGGCGTACGCCGCCGCGCACGCCGGGTCACCGCAGTCGCTGGTCGGCGCGTCCGGGTCGATCTCCGCGGTGCTCGGCGCGTTTCTCTTCCTGTTCCCCCGGGCGCGGGTCACGAGCCTCTTCCCGTTCCTCCTCTTCCTCCCGCTGCGCTTTCCGGCCTGGGTGACGCTGCCGTTCTGGGTGAGCCTGCAGTGGCTTGCCGCGGGGCGGCAGACGTCGGGGCCGCAGGTCGCCTATCTGGCACACCTGGTGGGGTTCGGACTGGGGTTCGTCTACGCCTGGGGGCGTTATGGGCGTAGGGCTAGAGTGAAAGTCCCAGCTCCGGCCCCCGAGGGAGAGAAACAGCCGTGA